From the Opitutia bacterium genome, one window contains:
- the ade gene encoding adenine deaminase has protein sequence MKPRPQRLAGQIVDLHARRVFPGVVEWCEGRVTVVREDARVRETRLIMPGFVDAHIHIESSLLPPSEFARLAVAHGTVATISDPHEIANVLGERGVDYMIRDGVRTPLKFHFGAPSCVPATTFETAGATLDAKAVARLLKRRDVHYLAEVMNFPGVLGGDPALAAMIATAKKLGKPIDGHAPGLRGEQARAYAAAGPSTDHECFTLEEAQDKLAAGMKILIREGSAARNFAALAPLLKSAPERAMLCCDDLHPDLLVQHHLDAHVRRALATGADRFDVLRAASLNPVEHYRMKVGLLRAGDPADFVVVDGWKNFRVERTYIDGELVAANGRSRLKRLRAKTPNQFRAQPRVAADFVARPTGGAKLNVIEALNGQLITRQLREEPVVRERVFVAEPKRDLLKIAVVNRYVPRAPVAVGFIRGFGLKGGALASSVAHDSHNIVTVGVDDAALARAVNLVIKNRGGLSVVDRAGRGRVLPLPIAGLMSDRDGRWVAKRYTELDRAAKKLGSKLDAPFMTLSFMALLVIPDLKLSDRGLFSAAQWSFVPLNQ, from the coding sequence ATGAAGCCGCGTCCTCAGCGCCTCGCCGGGCAAATCGTCGACCTGCACGCGCGCCGGGTTTTCCCCGGCGTCGTCGAATGGTGTGAAGGCCGCGTGACCGTCGTGCGGGAGGACGCGCGCGTGCGGGAGACGCGGTTGATTATGCCGGGCTTCGTCGACGCGCACATCCACATCGAGAGTTCGCTGCTGCCCCCGTCGGAATTCGCGCGCCTCGCGGTGGCGCACGGCACGGTCGCGACGATTTCCGATCCGCACGAGATCGCCAACGTCCTTGGCGAGCGCGGCGTGGACTACATGATCCGCGATGGTGTGCGCACGCCTCTCAAGTTCCATTTCGGCGCGCCGTCGTGCGTGCCGGCGACGACCTTCGAGACGGCGGGCGCCACACTCGATGCCAAGGCGGTCGCGCGCCTGCTCAAGCGCCGCGATGTGCACTACCTTGCCGAGGTGATGAATTTCCCCGGCGTGCTGGGCGGCGATCCGGCGCTCGCGGCGATGATCGCCACGGCGAAGAAACTCGGCAAACCCATCGACGGCCACGCGCCTGGCCTGCGCGGCGAGCAGGCGCGCGCCTACGCGGCCGCGGGGCCGTCGACGGATCACGAGTGTTTCACGCTCGAGGAGGCGCAGGACAAGTTGGCGGCGGGAATGAAGATCCTCATCCGCGAGGGCTCGGCCGCGCGGAACTTCGCCGCGCTGGCTCCGCTGCTGAAATCCGCGCCGGAGCGCGCGATGCTTTGTTGTGACGATCTCCATCCGGACCTGCTCGTGCAGCACCACCTCGACGCACACGTGCGCCGCGCGCTCGCGACCGGCGCGGACCGGTTCGACGTGTTGCGCGCCGCGAGCCTGAATCCGGTGGAGCATTACCGCATGAAGGTTGGGCTGCTGCGCGCGGGCGATCCGGCGGATTTCGTCGTCGTCGACGGCTGGAAGAATTTCCGCGTGGAGCGCACCTACATCGACGGCGAACTCGTCGCGGCGAACGGGCGTTCGCGGTTGAAGCGGCTGCGGGCGAAGACGCCGAACCAGTTCCGCGCCCAGCCGCGCGTCGCGGCGGATTTCGTCGCGCGGCCGACGGGCGGCGCGAAGCTGAACGTGATCGAGGCGCTCAACGGCCAGCTCATCACGCGCCAGCTGCGCGAGGAGCCGGTGGTGCGGGAGCGCGTGTTCGTCGCCGAGCCGAAGCGTGATTTGCTGAAGATCGCAGTCGTGAACCGCTACGTGCCGCGCGCGCCGGTCGCGGTGGGATTCATTCGCGGGTTCGGATTGAAAGGCGGCGCGCTGGCGTCGTCGGTCGCGCACGATTCGCACAATATCGTGACGGTCGGCGTGGACGACGCGGCGCTCGCGCGGGCGGTGAATCTCGTGATCAAGAATCGCGGCGGCTTGAGCGTGGTGGACCGCGCGGGGCGCGGGCGCGTGCTGCCGTTGCCGATCGCGGGCCTGATGTCGGATCGCGACGGGCGCTGGGTGGCGAAGCGCTACACGGAGCTCGATCGCGCGGCGAAGAAGCTCGGGTCGAAGCTCGACGCGCCGTTCATGACGCTGTCGTTCATGGCGCTGCTGGTGATTCCGGATCTGAAGCTGAGCGATCGCGGCCTGTTCTCCGCGGCGCAGTGGAGCTTCGTGCCGCTGAACCAGTAG
- a CDS encoding ABC transporter permease codes for MLTDLRLAFRQLAKARGFAAVAALTLAVGIGASTAMFSALRALVIQPFNYPQSDRIVHVWSGDGWPLSPADFHDLHEQNRSFQHFGVYDPSTANVGLENAQAVAGVRATPGVLEAFGIAPQRGRLIEASDCVPGAPRVAIISHNLWQQTFGGDPGLIGRAIRVNGADATVIGIMPASFEFAAPWMRTEDCQVWLPRSFDEKELQQRDSHYLCGVARLRDGVTVAAADSDIKAIGKRLSALHPDSNTRKHFLVRTLHFEMTHQIGQRVWLLSAAVVLVLLVACANVASMLLARSARRQGEFGVRIALGATRGRLMRLALAESLMLALLGAAAGLALAYGGIAVLKVIAPASEARRAAITLDWAAVAFAFGAVGLTALLAGLPPALAAARTSLAGIIRSDARGSTGTRHTMLRALLVAQIAVAFVLANGAALFSASYFKILDQNRLLTTEHVLTAQLSLRGEAYKENEARVRFWQRLEEKLSALPGVTSVGLTSKLPLEGGSNTNALVNDEVYDPAQRRMNVERSSISPHYFETLGMQLVRGRNLTAADDMNADGILGVVVNRAMVDKAWPNKDPIGQVFRANMPTKPWYTATVVGVVENVRQWGATEEVQPEMFTTPPRHWGSTVHINLRSSQPASALAPLLRRAVAELDRELPLNNVRTMNQVVREVTAGERAVASVVNFFMGTALGLVAVGLYGTLSYYIAQRTREIGVRLALGALGGNILRLVLAQGLRWVTLGVALGLAGTLALTGVLKSLVYGMDGLSASPLLLATGVVLLAAIGAILLPAWRASRLDPLEALRID; via the coding sequence ATGCTCACCGACCTGCGTCTCGCCTTTCGTCAACTCGCCAAAGCCCGCGGTTTCGCCGCCGTCGCCGCCCTGACGCTCGCCGTCGGCATCGGCGCCTCCACCGCCATGTTCAGCGCGCTGCGGGCGTTGGTGATACAGCCGTTCAACTACCCGCAATCCGACCGCATCGTGCACGTCTGGTCGGGCGACGGCTGGCCGCTGTCGCCGGCCGACTTCCACGACCTGCACGAGCAGAATCGCTCATTCCAGCACTTCGGCGTTTACGATCCGTCCACGGCGAACGTCGGGCTCGAAAACGCACAGGCCGTGGCGGGCGTCCGCGCGACGCCGGGCGTGCTCGAGGCCTTCGGGATCGCGCCGCAACGCGGCCGCCTGATCGAAGCGAGCGATTGCGTGCCGGGCGCGCCGCGGGTTGCGATCATCAGCCACAACCTCTGGCAGCAGACCTTCGGCGGCGATCCCGGCCTCATCGGTCGCGCGATTCGCGTCAACGGCGCCGACGCCACCGTCATCGGTATCATGCCGGCGAGCTTCGAATTCGCCGCGCCGTGGATGCGGACGGAGGATTGCCAGGTCTGGCTGCCCCGCTCGTTCGACGAGAAGGAACTCCAGCAACGCGACAGCCACTACCTGTGCGGCGTCGCCCGGCTGCGCGACGGCGTCACCGTCGCCGCGGCGGACAGCGACATCAAGGCGATCGGCAAACGCCTCTCGGCGCTCCACCCCGACTCGAACACCCGGAAACATTTCCTCGTGCGCACGCTGCACTTCGAGATGACGCACCAAATCGGCCAACGTGTCTGGCTGCTCTCCGCCGCTGTCGTGCTCGTGCTGCTCGTCGCCTGCGCCAACGTCGCTTCCATGCTGCTCGCGCGGAGCGCGCGCCGGCAGGGCGAATTCGGCGTGCGCATCGCGCTCGGCGCCACGCGCGGTCGCCTGATGCGTCTCGCGCTCGCCGAGAGCCTCATGCTCGCGCTGCTCGGCGCGGCGGCCGGCCTCGCATTGGCCTACGGCGGCATCGCGGTGCTCAAGGTCATCGCGCCTGCCAGCGAGGCACGCCGCGCGGCGATCACGCTCGATTGGGCCGCCGTGGCGTTCGCGTTTGGCGCGGTGGGCTTGACCGCGTTGCTGGCGGGCTTGCCGCCGGCGCTGGCCGCCGCGCGCACCTCGCTCGCCGGCATCATCCGCAGCGACGCCCGCGGCTCCACCGGCACGCGCCACACGATGCTGCGCGCGCTGCTGGTCGCGCAGATCGCCGTCGCCTTCGTGCTCGCGAACGGCGCGGCGCTCTTCTCCGCGAGCTATTTCAAGATCCTCGACCAAAACCGCCTGCTCACCACCGAGCACGTGCTCACGGCGCAGTTGAGCCTGCGCGGCGAGGCCTACAAGGAAAACGAGGCGCGCGTGCGTTTCTGGCAGCGCCTCGAGGAGAAGCTCTCGGCGCTCCCGGGCGTCACCTCCGTCGGCCTCACGTCGAAGCTGCCGCTCGAAGGCGGGAGCAACACGAACGCGCTGGTCAACGACGAGGTCTACGACCCCGCGCAGCGCCGCATGAACGTGGAGCGCTCCTCGATCTCGCCGCACTATTTCGAGACGCTCGGCATGCAGCTCGTGCGCGGCCGGAACCTCACCGCGGCGGACGACATGAACGCCGATGGCATCCTCGGCGTCGTGGTCAATCGCGCCATGGTTGACAAGGCCTGGCCCAACAAGGACCCGATCGGCCAGGTGTTCCGCGCCAACATGCCCACCAAGCCGTGGTATACCGCCACCGTCGTGGGCGTCGTGGAAAACGTCCGTCAATGGGGCGCGACGGAGGAGGTGCAGCCCGAGATGTTCACCACGCCGCCGCGGCATTGGGGCAGCACGGTCCACATCAATCTCCGCTCGAGCCAGCCCGCCTCCGCGCTCGCGCCGCTGCTCCGCCGCGCCGTCGCCGAGCTCGACCGCGAACTCCCGCTGAACAACGTCCGCACCATGAACCAAGTCGTGCGCGAGGTGACCGCCGGCGAACGCGCCGTCGCCAGCGTCGTGAATTTCTTCATGGGCACCGCGCTCGGGCTCGTCGCCGTCGGCCTCTACGGCACGCTCAGCTACTACATCGCCCAACGCACGCGCGAGATCGGCGTGCGGCTCGCGCTCGGCGCGCTGGGCGGCAACATCCTCCGGCTCGTCCTCGCGCAGGGTCTCCGCTGGGTCACGCTCGGTGTGGCGCTGGGACTCGCCGGCACGCTCGCGCTGACCGGCGTGCTCAAGAGCCTCGTCTACGGCATGGACGGCCTGAGCGCTTCGCCGCTGCTGCTCGCGACGGGAGTCGTCCTGCTCGCAGCCATCGGCGCCATCCTTCTGCCGGCCTGGCGGGCCTCGCGCCTCGATCCGCTGGAAGCCTTGCGCATTGACTGA
- a CDS encoding ATP-dependent Clp protease proteolytic subunit produces MSAHNLTSDYRNPITPRLDDDDDDHECGGASKTPTPVGAQIQRKFLEQRKIFLWGAVTDETAKDLTEKLLYLESVAPGKEINFYINSPGGSITAGMAVYDTMQLITSPVNVIVTGMAASMGSILLSAAKKGRRHLYPHARVLIHQPLISGRFIGPATDINIQAKEMEKIRIELNHILAAASGQPIEKINKDSDRDFYLNAEEAIAYGLADKIVDKV; encoded by the coding sequence ATGTCCGCTCACAACCTCACCAGCGATTACCGGAACCCAATCACTCCGCGCCTCGACGACGACGACGATGACCACGAGTGCGGCGGCGCCAGCAAGACGCCGACGCCGGTGGGCGCGCAAATCCAGCGCAAGTTCCTCGAGCAGCGGAAAATCTTCCTCTGGGGCGCCGTCACCGACGAGACCGCCAAGGACCTGACCGAGAAGCTCCTCTACCTCGAGTCCGTGGCCCCGGGCAAAGAGATCAATTTCTACATCAACAGCCCGGGCGGCTCCATCACCGCCGGCATGGCCGTCTACGACACCATGCAGCTCATCACCTCCCCGGTGAACGTCATCGTCACCGGCATGGCCGCCTCGATGGGTTCCATCCTGCTCAGCGCCGCCAAGAAGGGCCGCCGCCACCTCTACCCCCACGCGCGCGTGCTCATTCACCAGCCGCTCATCTCCGGCCGCTTCATCGGCCCCGCGACCGACATCAACATTCAGGCGAAGGAAATGGAGAAAATCCGCATCGAGCTGAACCACATCCTCGCCGCCGCGTCCGGTCAGCCGATCGAGAAGATCAACAAGGACTCCGACCGCGACTTCTACCTGAACGCCGAGGAAGCCATCGCCTACGGCCTCGCCGACAAGATCGTCGACAAGGTCTGA
- a CDS encoding TIGR03790 family protein yields MKFLRRTLGLLLLLAAVAQAATDDLAARTVVLVNARQPESVALGEFYAAKRGIPATNVIALPMPAEETITWRTFVDFIWQPLQDELLRRGWLEGYISGKLDSLGRRRSALTGHKLAYLVLCRGTPLRIDNDPTTFDERMASRLQKEFRTTGAAVDSELALIAQNNPPNLGPLQNPLFGAQRASDVSAELVVKTARLDGPSDAVARNLVTSALEAEKQGLIGRYYVDLGGPHANGDRWLEATRDQLVNLGFPGDVQNGSGRFDVTDRFDAPVLYFGWYTLTADGPFVRPDFRFPPGAIALHIHSVSAASLRTTTDYWCGPLLAHGVTATFGNVFEPYLEFTIRPQLLLAELARGKTLGDAAWFATPALSWQTIILGDPLYRPFKVGLDEQVRNLANVPHTLAGYAIARKVIVLDRLGLDDEARELLARGMREQPSVPLALAAARYEIAHNRPAAAIAELGFMPNLPPVSSGEWPLVKLAAELVAAHGTAREALPFFDLLVRSTAPTPDAQLRALQEARRVADAAGDMTRSLEFARRAAGLLAPTTPASPK; encoded by the coding sequence ATGAAGTTCCTGCGACGCACGCTGGGCCTCCTTCTTTTGCTCGCCGCGGTCGCGCAGGCGGCGACAGACGACCTCGCGGCGCGCACCGTGGTGCTCGTGAACGCGCGCCAGCCGGAGTCGGTGGCGCTTGGCGAATTCTACGCGGCGAAACGCGGCATCCCCGCCACCAACGTCATCGCCTTGCCGATGCCGGCGGAGGAGACGATCACGTGGCGGACGTTCGTGGATTTCATCTGGCAGCCGCTGCAGGACGAGCTGCTGCGCCGCGGCTGGCTCGAAGGCTACATCTCGGGGAAACTCGACTCGCTCGGCCGGCGCCGCTCGGCGCTCACCGGGCACAAGCTGGCGTATCTCGTTCTCTGTCGCGGCACGCCGCTGCGCATCGACAACGATCCGACGACTTTCGACGAACGCATGGCGTCGCGTCTGCAAAAGGAGTTCCGCACCACCGGCGCCGCCGTGGATTCCGAGCTCGCACTGATCGCGCAGAACAATCCGCCGAACCTCGGCCCGTTGCAGAACCCGCTTTTCGGCGCGCAACGTGCGTCGGACGTGAGCGCGGAACTCGTCGTCAAAACCGCCCGCCTCGACGGCCCGAGCGACGCGGTGGCGCGCAACCTCGTCACCTCGGCGCTCGAGGCGGAGAAGCAGGGTTTGATCGGCCGCTACTACGTCGACCTCGGCGGACCGCACGCGAATGGCGACCGCTGGCTCGAGGCGACGCGCGACCAGTTGGTGAATCTCGGCTTTCCCGGCGACGTGCAGAACGGCAGCGGCCGGTTCGATGTGACGGACCGTTTCGATGCGCCCGTGCTGTATTTCGGCTGGTATACGCTCACCGCCGACGGACCGTTCGTCCGTCCGGATTTCCGCTTTCCGCCCGGCGCGATCGCGCTGCACATCCACAGCGTGTCTGCGGCGTCGTTGCGCACGACGACGGATTACTGGTGCGGCCCGCTGCTGGCGCACGGCGTCACCGCGACCTTCGGCAACGTGTTCGAACCCTACCTCGAATTCACGATCCGTCCGCAACTGCTGCTGGCCGAGCTCGCGCGCGGCAAGACGCTCGGCGACGCGGCGTGGTTCGCCACGCCGGCCTTGAGCTGGCAGACGATCATCCTCGGCGATCCGCTCTACCGGCCGTTCAAGGTCGGGCTCGACGAGCAGGTGCGGAACCTCGCAAACGTGCCGCACACGCTCGCCGGTTACGCCATCGCGCGGAAGGTCATCGTGCTCGACCGGCTCGGGCTCGACGACGAGGCGCGCGAATTGCTCGCGCGCGGCATGCGTGAGCAGCCGAGCGTGCCGCTGGCCTTGGCGGCGGCGCGCTACGAGATCGCACACAACCGCCCCGCCGCGGCGATCGCCGAACTCGGCTTCATGCCGAACCTGCCGCCGGTCTCCTCCGGCGAGTGGCCGCTGGTGAAACTGGCCGCCGAACTCGTCGCGGCGCACGGCACGGCGCGCGAGGCGCTGCCGTTTTTCGATTTGCTGGTGCGCTCCACGGCGCCGACGCCCGATGCGCAGCTGCGCGCGTTGCAGGAGGCGCGCCGCGTGGCCGACGCAGCGGGCGACATGACGCGTTCGCTGGAGTTCGCACGACGTGCGGCCGGGCTGCTGGCTCCCACGACGCCCGCCTCGCCGAAGTGA
- the crcB gene encoding fluoride efflux transporter CrcB, with the protein MNAGALLWIALGGALGSVLRALVGHAFSGARFPWGTLLINAAGSLLIGWLMARLGSLEPDAAARVQSALVVGFCGGFTTFSTFSWQTLDQMLRGQWVAAALNIVFSLALCLLAVWLGFRFGRA; encoded by the coding sequence ATGAACGCCGGCGCGCTGCTCTGGATTGCCCTCGGCGGTGCGCTCGGTTCGGTGCTTCGCGCGCTCGTCGGTCACGCGTTCTCCGGCGCGCGCTTCCCTTGGGGCACGCTCCTGATCAACGCGGCCGGTTCGCTGCTGATCGGCTGGCTGATGGCCCGGCTCGGCTCGCTCGAACCCGACGCCGCGGCGCGCGTGCAAAGCGCGCTCGTGGTCGGCTTCTGCGGCGGGTTCACGACCTTCTCCACCTTCAGTTGGCAGACGCTCGACCAGATGCTGCGCGGCCAATGGGTGGCGGCGGCGCTGAATATTGTGTTCTCGCTCGCGCTCTGTCTGCTCGCGGTGTGGCTCGGTTTTCGATTCGGCCGGGCATGA
- a CDS encoding N-acetylmuramoyl-L-alanine amidase codes for MIRFLAAAFALLAASAGVFARQAPAPVRAAPTRPGAVLGVTEWPSARLYGDDYVDLALIAKKLGLKLTLAGKKATLADAGGTRCVFEDVERDFHLDGIRIHMSRPVVASADSLWITKLDAEKTVLPLFRPADLASQLPAVAPRLIVLDPGHGGTDPGTDNRKVGITEKAAALDVAKRVEKLLEARGYRVKLTRTGDTRFSSNPRVDLPLRADFANKALADLFVSIHFNHAPESIRGVETYTFTPRGMLSTASTEPDDDTSRAFPGNRYDHANLLLGFAVHRAMVNGVETPDRGYKRARWAVLRTLNCPGVLVECAYLSNDDEARRVAKPEFRQQIAESIAAGIVAYTGQVSALRPKPEQPAKK; via the coding sequence ATGATCCGGTTCCTCGCCGCCGCGTTCGCGCTGCTCGCCGCGAGCGCCGGAGTTTTCGCGCGGCAGGCACCTGCACCCGTTCGCGCCGCGCCCACGCGCCCCGGCGCGGTCCTGGGTGTCACCGAATGGCCGAGCGCGCGGCTCTACGGCGACGACTACGTCGACCTCGCGCTCATCGCGAAAAAACTCGGCCTGAAGCTCACGCTCGCCGGCAAGAAAGCCACGCTCGCGGACGCCGGCGGCACGCGCTGCGTCTTCGAGGACGTCGAGCGCGACTTCCATCTCGACGGCATCCGCATCCACATGAGTCGTCCGGTCGTCGCGTCCGCCGACAGCCTGTGGATCACCAAGCTCGATGCGGAGAAAACCGTCCTCCCGCTCTTCCGCCCCGCCGATCTCGCCAGCCAGCTGCCGGCCGTTGCGCCGCGCCTCATCGTCCTCGATCCCGGCCACGGCGGCACCGATCCCGGCACCGACAACCGCAAGGTCGGCATCACCGAGAAAGCCGCCGCGCTCGACGTCGCCAAGCGCGTGGAGAAACTCCTCGAGGCGCGTGGCTACCGCGTGAAACTCACGCGCACCGGCGACACGCGCTTCTCGTCCAACCCCCGCGTCGATCTGCCGCTCCGCGCCGACTTCGCGAACAAGGCGCTCGCCGATCTCTTCGTCAGCATCCACTTCAACCACGCCCCGGAATCCATCCGCGGCGTCGAGACCTACACGTTCACGCCGCGCGGCATGCTCTCGACCGCATCGACCGAACCCGACGACGACACCTCGCGCGCGTTTCCCGGCAACCGCTACGACCACGCGAACCTGCTCCTCGGTTTCGCGGTGCACCGCGCGATGGTGAACGGCGTCGAGACGCCCGACCGCGGCTACAAGCGCGCGCGCTGGGCCGTGCTGCGCACGCTCAATTGTCCCGGCGTGCTCGTCGAGTGCGCGTATCTCTCCAACGACGACGAAGCGCGCCGTGTCGCGAAACCCGAGTTTCGCCAGCAGATCGCCGAGTCGATCGCCGCCGGCATTGTGGCTTACACGGGGCAGGTTTCCGCGCTGCGTCCGAAGCCAGAGCAACCGGCCAAGAAATGA
- a CDS encoding translation initiation factor IF-3 yields MALPSSSGGSTRPPFNRGAPRNNDPYAHIKRNARIKSPQVRVISPEGRQLGILDTPKALALAQQFNLDLVEVASAAVPPVCRIMDFGKYIYEEQKKHAHSKPAGTKLKEIEFTVRIEKHDFETKVRHAEEFLDEGNKVKLRLKFRGREMAHTEMGFDVMNRALKELETMGHPDSAPKLTGKQINVMLTPNPVNKRKPKYHVRESAPGQSANHGDDSLAAPQS; encoded by the coding sequence ATGGCACTTCCTTCCTCCTCTGGCGGCTCGACCCGCCCGCCCTTCAATCGCGGCGCCCCCCGCAACAACGACCCCTACGCTCACATCAAGCGTAACGCGCGCATCAAATCCCCTCAGGTGCGCGTGATCTCCCCCGAAGGCCGCCAGCTCGGCATCCTCGATACGCCGAAGGCTCTCGCCCTCGCGCAGCAGTTCAACCTCGACCTCGTCGAAGTCGCGTCGGCCGCCGTGCCGCCCGTTTGCCGCATCATGGATTTCGGCAAATACATCTACGAGGAGCAGAAGAAGCACGCCCACTCGAAGCCCGCCGGCACCAAGCTCAAGGAAATCGAGTTCACCGTGCGCATCGAGAAACACGATTTTGAAACCAAGGTCCGCCACGCCGAGGAATTCCTCGACGAAGGCAACAAGGTGAAGCTCCGCCTCAAGTTCCGCGGCCGCGAAATGGCCCACACCGAGATGGGCTTCGACGTCATGAATCGCGCCCTCAAGGAACTCGAGACGATGGGCCATCCGGACTCCGCGCCGAAACTCACCGGCAAGCAGATCAACGTCATGTTGACGCCGAACCCGGTGAACAAGCGCAAGCCGAAGTATCACGTCCGCGAGTCCGCACCGGGCCAGTCGGCGAATCACGGCGACGACAGCCTCGCCGCGCCGCAATCCTGA
- a CDS encoding response regulator, which yields MSDELVRVAFRDSIVGSVVGSLIAALLAGILATALPAFSVSVWLGVALAVNFARVGLWFWVRREPNRAVTRWDRWSFVASSALAGLLWGAAAWFFYPVVPPEYQTAIVLVLAGLTTGAARLLVPVPAANLAYLYLAVVPLMARFLTANAPAAVNLGLGFMSVLYLIYMTIAAIQQYRTLAGTLRLGYENAALVRSLGNEVARRQLVEVDLRTASENAQAANRAKSEFLATMSHEIRTPMNGFIGMLQLLHDSADMTPRQLEMVRVASASANALHDLLNDVLDFSRIEAGRLELERVPFELHGLVDAVATAMRPRTEAAGLALRVDVPANAPALLLGDPTRVRQVLLNLLSNAIKFTPEGEVRLAVRALGGPAPARPGESCTLEFAVSDTGIGMDAATQTRLFRPFTQADSSMSRRYGGTGLGLAISRKLAEAMRGDIAVESAPNRGSIFRFTVQLVVAAAPAPKDETDGPLPRLAGKILLVEDDATNRQVMGLYLRRLGLSFEVAENGASAVAMAGAGEWDVVLMDCQLPDLDGIEATRLIRARRPGDKPPIIAVTANVRASNREACLAAGMSHFLTKPVRLRDLAAALQACLPPPR from the coding sequence GTGAGCGACGAGCTGGTGCGGGTCGCGTTTCGCGACTCGATCGTCGGTTCGGTGGTGGGCTCGCTGATCGCCGCGTTGCTGGCGGGTATTCTCGCGACCGCGCTTCCGGCGTTTTCGGTGAGCGTGTGGCTCGGCGTGGCGCTGGCGGTCAATTTCGCGCGCGTGGGATTGTGGTTCTGGGTTCGACGGGAGCCGAATCGTGCGGTGACGCGTTGGGACCGCTGGAGCTTTGTCGCGTCGAGCGCGCTGGCGGGTTTGCTGTGGGGAGCGGCGGCGTGGTTTTTCTATCCCGTCGTGCCTCCGGAATATCAGACGGCGATCGTGCTGGTGCTGGCGGGACTCACGACGGGAGCCGCGCGGTTGCTCGTGCCGGTGCCGGCGGCGAACCTCGCCTATCTCTACCTCGCGGTGGTGCCGCTGATGGCGCGGTTCCTCACTGCGAACGCTCCCGCGGCGGTGAATCTCGGGCTCGGTTTCATGTCGGTGCTCTATCTCATCTACATGACGATCGCCGCCATTCAGCAGTATCGGACGCTCGCCGGGACGTTGCGCCTGGGCTACGAAAACGCCGCGCTTGTCCGCTCGCTCGGCAACGAAGTGGCGCGTCGCCAGTTGGTCGAAGTCGACTTGCGCACCGCCAGCGAGAACGCCCAGGCCGCCAACCGCGCCAAGAGCGAGTTCCTCGCGACGATGAGCCATGAGATTCGCACGCCGATGAACGGTTTCATCGGCATGCTGCAGCTGCTCCACGACTCGGCGGACATGACGCCGCGCCAGCTGGAAATGGTGCGCGTGGCCTCGGCCTCGGCCAACGCGCTTCACGATCTCCTCAACGACGTGCTGGATTTCTCGCGCATCGAGGCGGGCCGGCTCGAACTCGAGCGTGTTCCGTTCGAACTGCACGGGCTCGTGGATGCGGTGGCGACGGCGATGCGCCCGCGGACGGAGGCCGCCGGTTTGGCACTGCGGGTCGATGTTCCGGCGAACGCTCCGGCGCTGTTGCTGGGCGATCCCACGCGCGTGCGGCAGGTGCTGCTCAATCTGTTGAGCAACGCGATCAAGTTCACGCCCGAGGGTGAAGTGCGACTGGCGGTGCGGGCGCTCGGAGGTCCGGCACCGGCGCGGCCGGGCGAGTCCTGCACGCTCGAGTTTGCCGTCAGCGACACCGGCATCGGCATGGACGCGGCGACGCAGACGCGGTTGTTCCGGCCGTTCACGCAGGCCGACAGCTCGATGAGCCGTCGCTACGGCGGCACCGGTCTCGGACTCGCCATTTCCCGCAAGCTCGCCGAGGCGATGCGCGGCGACATCGCGGTCGAGAGCGCGCCGAATCGCGGCTCGATCTTCCGGTTTACCGTGCAGCTGGTGGTGGCGGCGGCTCCCGCGCCCAAGGACGAAACCGACGGCCCGCTCCCGCGCTTGGCCGGCAAGATTCTCCTCGTGGAGGACGACGCGACCAACCGCCAAGTCATGGGCCTCTACCTCCGGCGCCTGGGTTTGAGCTTCGAGGTCGCGGAGAACGGCGCGAGCGCCGTGGCCATGGCGGGGGCAGGGGAGTGGGACGTGGTCCTCATGGATTGCCAGCTGCCCGACCTCGACGGGATCGAGGCCACGCGGCTGATCCGCGCGAGGCGTCCGGGTGACAAGCCGCCGATCATCGCCGTCACGGCCAACGTCCGGGCGAGCAACCGCGAGGCCTGTCTCGCGGCCGGCATGAGTCATTTTCTGACCAAGCCGGTGCGGTTGCGCGACCTGGCGGCGGCTTTGCAGGCCTGTTTGCCGCCGCCGCGCTGA
- a CDS encoding iron-sulfur cluster assembly accessory protein, with protein MAETAPEQLAPLAAPRALPEGVREGNENLVRLTADAGAKVAALIAREQQGDFLRIAITGGGCNGLSYKLRFTPDAKRGDILVRTAGAQVLVDPKTALYLKGTVLDYSHKMVGGGFKFANPNAKASCSCGESFSV; from the coding sequence ATGGCTGAAACTGCTCCAGAACAACTCGCTCCACTCGCCGCGCCGCGCGCGTTGCCCGAAGGCGTGCGCGAGGGTAACGAAAACCTCGTTCGCCTCACGGCGGACGCGGGCGCGAAGGTCGCGGCGCTCATCGCACGCGAACAGCAGGGCGATTTTCTCCGCATCGCCATCACCGGCGGCGGCTGCAACGGGCTCAGCTACAAGTTGCGTTTCACGCCGGACGCGAAGCGCGGCGACATCCTCGTCCGCACTGCGGGCGCGCAGGTGCTCGTCGATCCGAAGACGGCGCTCTATCTCAAGGGCACGGTGCTCGACTATTCGCACAAGATGGTCGGCGGCGGCTTCAAGTTCGCCAATCCGAACGCGAAAGCCTCCTGCTCCTGCGGCGAGAGTTTCAGCGTCTAG